A single Anas acuta chromosome 27, bAnaAcu1.1, whole genome shotgun sequence DNA region contains:
- the NEFL gene encoding neurofilament light polypeptide: MSSYGYDPFFPSYKRRYADSSRLHVSTMRSSSGGYSSGRSAYSSLSAPVSSVSVRRSYAASSASGSLLHSVDSLDLSQVAAISNDLKSIRSQERAQLQDLNDRFACFIERVHELEQQNKVLEAELLVLRQKHAEPSRFRALYEQEIRELRLAAEEATSEKQALQGERESLEETLRGLQARYEEEVLSREDAEARLLEVRKGADEAALARAELEKRVDSLLDELAFLKKVHEEELAELQAQIQYAHLSVEMDVSAKPDLSAALRDIRAQYEKLAARNMQNAEEWFRSRFTVLSESAAKNTDAVRAAKDEVSESRRLLKAKTLEIEATRGMNEALEKQLQELEEKQSADISALQDTINKLENELRTTKSEMARYLKEYQDLLNVKMALDIEIAAYRKLLEGEETRLSFTSVGSITSGYTQAAPTFGRSAYSGLQSSSYLMTTRSFPTYYSSHVQEEQIEIEETIEAAKAGEAKAAPAEEGEEEEKEEGEEEEAGGEEAEEEEEGAKEESEEAKEGDEEGEETAAEEGEESQETAEETGEEEKEEKEAAGKEETEVKKKA; the protein is encoded by the exons ATGAGCTCGTACGGTTACGACCCGTTCTTCCCCTCCTACAAGCGCCGCTATGCCGACAGCTCGCGGCTCCACGTCTCCACGATGcggagcagcagcggcggctACAGCTCGGGGCGCTCGGCATATTCCAGCCTCTCGGCGCCCGTCTCCTCCGTGTCGGTTCGCCGCAGCTACGCCGCCTCCAGCGCCTCAGGCTCCCTCCTGCACTCGGTGGACAGCCTCGACCTGAGCCAGGTGGCGGCCATCAGCAACGACCTCAAGTCCATCCGCAGCCAGGAGCGGGCGCAGCTGCAGGACCTGAACGACCGCTTCGCCTGCTTCATCGAGCGGGTGCACGAGTTGGAGCAGCAGAACAAGGTGCtggaggctgagctgctggtgctgaggcAGAAGCACGCTGAGCCATCCCGCTTCCGAGCCCTGTATGAGCAGGAGATCCGTGAGCTGCGCCTGGCTGCTGAGGAGGCGACGAGCGAGAAGCAGGCGCTGCAGGGCGAGCGGGAGAGCCTGGAGGAGACGCTGCGGGGACTGCAGGCCCGCTACGAGGaagaggtgctgagcagggaggaTGCTGAGGCCAGGCTGCTGGAGGTCCGCAAGGGCGCCGATGAGGCAGCGTTGGCTCGGGCCGAGCTGGAGAAGCGTGTGGACAGCCTCCTGGATGAGCTGGCCTTCCTCAAGAAGGTCCACGAGGAAGAGCTGGCCGAGCTGCAGGCTCAGATCCAGTATGCTCACCTCTCCGTCGAGATGGACGTGTCGGCCAAGCCTGACCTCTCAGCTGCGCTGCGGGACATCCGTGCCCAGTATGAGAAGCTGGCGGCCCGCAACATGCAAAACGCCGAGGAGTGGTTCCGCAGCCGCTTCACCGTCCTCAGCGAGAGCGCTGCCAAGAACACCGACGCTGTCCGTGCTGCCAAGGACGAGGTGTCCGAGAGCCGCCGTCTCCTGAAGGCCAAGACGCTGGAGATTGAGGCCACCCGCGGCATGAATGAGGCGctggagaagcagctgcaggagctggaggaaaagcagagtgcTGACATCTCGGCACTGCAG GATACAATCAACAAATTAGAGAATGAGTTGCGAACCACGAAGAGTGAAATGGCTCGGTACTTAAAGGAATACCAAGACCTGCTCAATGTGAAAATGGCCCTGGATATTGAGATTGCAGCATACAG aaAACTGCTGGAAGGTGAAGAGACCCGACTCAGCTTCACTAGCGTTGGAAGCATCACCAGTGGCTACACCCAGGCTGCCCCGACTTTTGGCAGGTCTGCATACAGTGGCCTCCAGTCCAGTTCCTACCTGATGACAACCCGTTCCTTCCCCACCTATTATTCTAGTCATGTCCAGGAAGAACAGATTGAAATAGAGGAAACAATTGAGGCTGCTAAAGCAGGAGAAGCCaaggcagccccagcagaggaaggtgaggaggaagagaaagaagaaggtgaggaggaagaagcaggaggTGAAGAggctgaagaagaggaggaag